From Phycodurus eques isolate BA_2022a chromosome 20, UOR_Pequ_1.1, whole genome shotgun sequence, a single genomic window includes:
- the stmn2b gene encoding stathmin-2b: MAKTAIAYKEKMKEISVFSLICSCLYPDSRKNALGDFEELDIKPINKRASGQAFEVLLKPTSPVSDAALCVTSPPKRDISLDDIQKKLEAAEDRRKSQEVQVLRALAEKREHERDVLLKAMEENSNFSRMAEEKLQLKMEQIQENRQAYLGALMERLQERERHAQEVRRNKELREEVTA; encoded by the exons ATGGCCAAGACTGCAATTG CTTACAAGGAGAAGATGAAGGAGATTTCCGTCTTCTCGCTCATCTGCTCCTGTCTGTACCCCGACAGCCGCAAGAACGCCCTGGGCGACTTTGAAG AGCTGGACATCAAGCCGATCAACAAGCGCGCCTCGGGCCAGGCCTTCGAGGTGCTCTTGAAGCCGACGTCGCCCGTGTCGGACGCGGCCCTCTGCGTCACCTCGCCCCCCAAGAGGGACATCTCCCTGGACGACATCCAGAAGAAGCTGGAGGCCGCCGAGGACCGAAGGAAA TCCCAGGAGGTGCAGGTGCTGCGGGCGCTGGCGGAGAAGCGCGAGCACGAGCGCGACGTGCTGCTCAAGGCCATGGAGGAGAACAGCAACTTCAGCCGCATGGCCGAGGAGAAGCTGCAGCTGAAGATGGAGCAGATCCAGGAGAACCGGCAGGCCTACCTCGGCGCCCTCATGGAGCGCCTGCAGGAGAGG gagCGGCACGCTCAGGAGGTGCGCAGGAACAAGGAGTTGAGAGAAGAGGTGACAGCGTGA
- the hey1 gene encoding hairy/enhancer-of-split related with YRPW motif protein 1, whose translation MKRSHDFSSSESELDEAVEVEKESGDEGGNIRSPPSTSNQVQARKRRRGIIEKRRRDRINNSLSELRRLVPSAFEKQGSAKLEKAEILQMTVDHLKMLHAAGGKGFFDAHALAVDYRGLGFRECLAETARYLSVMEGLDNADPLRIRLVSHLNNYAGQREANSGLGHLGAWGSAFASPAAHLPRPLLVAGLSRSASGSPPSSSSSSASSSPSTETRPQGRRSGTAAPYSEQLPPGVRGPPAATPAGTVLRPALVPSSTNKHLLSAFPFPFGAFPLISPAAAAALCPPAQKVPTVGKPYRPWGMEIGAF comes from the exons ATGAAGAGGAGCCACGACTTCAGCTCGTCCGAGAGCGAGCTGGACGAAGCCGTCGAGGTGGAGAAGGAGAGCGGGGACGAGGGCGG GAATATTCGCTCTCCTCCGAGCACTTCCAATCAGGTGcaggcgaggaagaggaggcgagGA ATCATTGAGAAACGTCGTCGCGACAGGATCAACAACAGCCTGAGTGAACTCCGCAGGCTGGTGCCGAGCGCCTTTGAGAAGcag GGCTCGGCCAAGCTGGAGAAAGCAGAGATTTTGCAGATGACGGTGGACCACCTGAAGATGCTCCACGCCGCAGGGGGCAAAG GCTTTTTCGACGCCCACGCGCTGGCCGTGGACTACCGCGGTCTCGGTTTCCGGGAGTGCCTGGCGGAAACGGCTCGCTACCTCAGCGTCATGGAAGGTCTGGACAACGCCGACCCCCTGAGGATCCGGCTGGTGTCGCACCTGAACAACTACGCCGGCCAGCGCGAGGCCAACTCGGGGCTCGGTCACCTGGGGGCGTGGGGTTCCGCCTTCGCCTCGCCGGCCGCCCACCTGCCCCGCCCGCTCCTCGTGGCCGGGTTGTCTCGCAGCGCTAGCGGCAGCCctccgtcgtcgtcgtcctcttcCGCTTCGTCATCGCCGTCCACTGAGACTCGCCCCCAAGGGAGGCGAAGTGGAACCGCCGCCCCTTACTCGGAACAGTTGCCGCCCGGTGTGCGCGGCCCCCCTGCCGCCACCCCCGCGGGCACCGTCCTGCGCCCCGCTTTGGTTCCTTCATCGACAAACAAGCATCTCCTCTCAGCGTTCCCCTTCCCCTTCGGAGCCTTCCCGCTCATCTCCCCCGCCGCGGCTGCCGCCCTCTGCCCCCCGGCCCAGAAGGTGCCCACAGTGGGCAAACCCTACAGACCCTGGGGGATGGAGATTGGCGCTTTTTGA